The segment AATTAGTTTACTCTGGAAAGAGTCAGAACAAAGAGACAGTTAGGAAAGCAAGGAAAGAGATTAGTTAAAGTTTTGAGTTCGTAGTTCAATATCATGCTTTCATAGTTCTGTTTTGGCATTTGAAAGACCACAGTATAAACTGTGCTTAGTGCTAATGATATTGGCTGGCAAGTCTTTCTGTACTGGACTGCAGTGACTAATAGAGGATCACAGGTAAATAAGTAGGGAAAGAGGGTTGTGAGAGAGAATAGGAGTGCACAGGGGTGCAGATGGATCATATACATGGTTTATTAAGGAGAGTGACAGTGTCAAAGAGAAATGCACCCAGTTCTGATTAACAGGCTTTCTGACAAATAGGATCAGGTGGGTTAGAGGGGTAGGGCATGAGGACAACTACTCAATCCAATCTCAACAACAccaagaaaaaaatatgcagAAATTCATCAAAACCAATAAATAAGGCTTCCTCAGCTCACTTTTCTGGTTTTCCATTTTAAGATGAACTGTTGAAGCTCTAGGCTCTTCATAAACaagcattttgtttttgcagtttAGCCATTAGATAATCTAATATCTGCCCATTGTAGTGTCATTACAGGATATTTGATAAAACTTAAAAAGTTGATCCTACTTGGCATAGAGCAAATATTAATCAGAAGAACAGGTCATAATCTATGTGCCAAGAATATAATTTTTGCCCATTGTCCTGAGACTGAAAGGTAGAGGGCAACATCATTTAGTTACCTTTGACCCTCAGAAAACAAGGCTGTAATACATTTCCAGATTACTCAGAAATAACTCCCAAACATACTTGTTATGCAGCTGTTCAGACCAGGCAAGTTAAACCACAAGTTAGTTTTAGCAAAACAAACtaaggcccagtttcacagacagggcttaggctaagccaggattagactttatttcaattaagggattaaagtagcttttataaaatgttcaCTTGGGGGGGGGCATTACTAGTGTGCATCTTTAGACAAAATAACGGCTCTGACattttttaagatatgtcagtcaaagttactttcagttaaagcagctcaaacatgcattttagtctaggacttaagccttgtctgtgaaactgggggtaaATGGATCCCACTGGTTTTAAGACAAACTGATGTGTTACACagatttaaagggtttgttcacccaaaaatgaaaactgtcattaatcaccctcatgtcgttccacaccaataagtactttgttcatcttcggaacacaaattaagatctttttatgaaatccgagagtttttttaatcctccatagacagcaatttaaccaccactttcaagttccagaaaggtaataaagacattgttaaaacagtcaacatgactacagtggttccaccttaaattttatgaagcgacgagaatactttttgtgcgcaaaaacaaagaTAACGActatattcaaaaatatcttctcttctgtgtcattctcatacgttgtttatGTTCAGCGCTTCAAGgctctacatcagaacgccggctcagtattggccgacgctttTCACGTGATCATCACTACGCATTTGTGTGATGATggcgcaggagccggccaataatgagtcgcaTTCAGATGTAGAGccttagtacctttctggaccttgaaagtggtggttaaattgccgtttatggaggagtcagagagctctcaggtttcatcaaaaatatcttaaaggattagtccactctAGTTACTCTAGATTAGTCCAtcctacttacggaaaaaactaGACTGGTTCCGTgtttgttccgtaagtagaataggaaaggcgtaggacatacagcgtaagcgttttgaagaatgcggaaagcggaaATACGTTCAAGgcattattttgtgtttataaagcatatacattgtttttttttttttaaagaaaataaccgatcgtttcgctagataagacccttattcctcgtctgagatcgcgtagaacgctttgaagcggcactgaaactgtaattttgaccatcAACcgttggaggccattgaagtccactataaggagaaaaatcctggaacgttttcatcaaaaaccttaatttcttttcgactgaagaaagaaagacatgaacatcttggatgacatgggggtgagtaaattatcaggaaaattttatttaaaagtggactaatcctttaatttgtgttccgaagatgaaggtcttacgggtttggaatgacatgagggtgagtaattaatgacataattttcatttttgggtgaactaaccctttaagtcaattTAAATATAGAAGTTATTTATTATGTTACatcatggagaaaaaaaaaactcaccaTCGCCATTCTCCCCACCtaaaaagaacaacaaaaatattaaatgttacatTACAAATCTGTCAGTGAAGCCTGAAGCTGCTGTATAAAGCTTACCGTCAACAGCCACTTACTTATATTAGATCACATAATACATTATATTCTCTTATTTATAATACTCGAATGAGAGACAGTGTTTTAATGCTGTGGTCATTAAGATAATACAGCTTAATAGTGCTTTGGCTCAGATGCAGGAGTTTTAGAGAAGCTTGGATATGATACAATTATTCAATGTGGTGGAAGTGCATTTGGCAAGACTGTGACAGAGGGGACAAGAGGCCAACATATCTTTTGTTatggttatgatgtgttggaaGCGCCACGATGGATTATTTATAACTTTTAGGGGTTACTATTAGTGATGCGTTTCATTTAATATCTGTAACAAGATGCCAAAGAACATTATTTCACTATAAACCTCACAGGTATGAGAAGGCTATACTACCAGTATTCAAATTTCTGTAAACAAGTAAATGATTTCCACTCATGCACCCTATTTAAAACTACTCATCTGAATCCTAAAGGTTACACACTGACCAAGTTACAATGATGAAAGTGGAATTGACACTGTGAAAACAAGACCGTAGTTGAGACTTACTCTTGGGTGGCCATGGTTTGGGTTTCCACTCAGACTTGGGACGAGCACTAATTTCAGAAACACGGTCATCAAAACGTGCTTTGTCTGTTGCAACTGTTTTGTAAGCCTAGCagagaatataaaaaatatattaattcaaCAAGTTTATGATCTGACATCAATCTATATCAATGTTTTGAGTTTTAATCAAACTTACATATGCCAAGGAACCTGCGAAGGCTCCACCGCAGAGGACGGCGTAAAACAAATTCTCGCCGGAGCCGCCAGGGACCGATGACATGAGCCTCCGTGGAACTACTGCATAGAGAACAGAGGAGTAAGGGAATGATTTTGGATCAGCATATTAGTTGAAGCAATGATTGCGgtctcatttcgaaggctgcgtcctccggaggttGCATTTGTTAGCTGCATACATCATCAATAATGTCTCCTTCTAAAACAGTAatcattatataatgttatttgTTGTGAAGCATAAATTGTTGGAATTTCTTTATGACTTTGAAATTTAATGGTTACTTTACAATGAGGCAGCCTCAATGACATATGCGGCCGACAAGCGTGAatcctttctttctctctctctatatatatatatatatatatatatatatatatatatatatatatatatatatatatatatatatatatatatatatatatatatatatatatatatatatatatatatatatatatatatatatatatatatatatattcaatagtATAATAGAAGTTATAATATTATTTGTGGTTAATAGTTAATGCTTTAGTTAAAGTGCCTGGCACAGAGATTGACCTCCATGGCAGTAACATGGAGGTCCTGAAATGCTTCCTGCCCAGTAGGTCACTGCCTGATTGGATTCCTGGCAATGGTTACAGGTAGCTATAAATACGCCTGTCAGCACTCATCTAGGTATTTAAACATTGCGTTTTTGCATTTCCATGACTCAGAAGTATGCAGATAATCATAAGTGAATAGCATCTCGCACTCTATGGTTAAGTATTAAAAAGTCTCAACATAAAGTTGAAAATTCAGGTAACTTTAAATTCAGTAACTCTATATAAAAGTTACACTGcaacagttaaagggttagttcacccaaaagtgaaaataatgtcattaattactcaccctcatgtcgttccacacctataagaccttcattcatcttcagaacacaaattaagatatttttgttgaaatccgatggctccgtgaggcctgcatagctaGCAAtgccacttcctctctcaagatccattaatgtactaaaaacatatttaaatcagttcatgtgagtacagtggttcaatattaatattataaagcgacgagaatatttttggtgccccAAAAAACAAATTAACGACTTATTtggtgatggccgatttcaaaacactgcttcatgaagcttcagagcgttatgaatcttatgtgtcaaatcatgattcggctCGCATGTCAAACcggcaaactgctgaaatcacgtgactttggcgctccgaacagctgctGATTCAACACgatgattcataacgctccgaagcttcctgaagcagtgttttgaaatcgaccatcactatataagtcgttatttcgctttataatattaatattgaaccactgtactcacatgaactgatttaaatatgtttttagtacattaatggatcttgagagaggaaatatcattgctggctatgaaggcctcactgagccattggatttcaacaaaaatatcttaatttgtgttctgaagatgaacgaaggtcttacgggtgtggaatgacatgagggtgagtaataaatgacagaattttcatttttgggtgaactaaccctttaagtttataTAAACATATGTATTGGTCAATTATTcctctaaatataaaataagaattaaGCATTATTTTGTCTATTTTCTTACCTAGATAACTGTTTAATAACcaaatactttattttatatactatAACTGAATGGCTATCTTAGTACTGCTGACAGTTCCttgtcctaaaaaaaaaaaaaaaattgaggtcAGGGAGCAACAGATTTAGAAAACCATCAGTTCAGTCCAATCATGATGATCAGAGCGCAAAGATCATTGTGACACAGTAGAGGAGACTTTTTTTCAGGAATATCTCATTGAGCGGAATTTTCTCATTAAGATAATCCAATCACTTGTGCCCAGCTTGAGTAAATAGGTGCTAGACACCTCTGTGTTATTTATACCAACTAATCTGTTAATCTTTCCCCGGAGTCAAAGGGTGAAGCAAATAGAAAACGAGACATGCTTAGTTAGACTACTCAGAAGTTACCAACACAAATTTTTTAATATCAGACACTGATGAAAATATCTAGCTCGGCAATGGACGATATAATACCtatatttacataaaacaatttaacaACAGCAAATAAGACAACTGCTGAAATTAAACAAACATGtatttcacaaaataaataattttcacaATATGGCAGTCATCTCTGTCTTATATTGACACCTAGTGGTGTGGATGCACAGTTTACATTTCAGTTACAGATGCTACTGGAGATGCCCTGTTTGCAGAGTCacaattattttattctgtgaatgtgtctaatattatttttactttaataacaGGCATACTATAAAAGGACAGTTCACCATTTACAACATAATCATCAATTACTCAACCTTGTGTCTGTTGAAAGCATGTCCCGTTCTCTTAAAACATCTATCCTACAAATCACCCTCCAAAAAAGATTTATCACAGCTTGATACTGGAACGGTTGAGCGAACAAGAATTAGAATGAAAGGCTTTGAGCAAGTGTAGGCATACGTCCATCCGCTCATGGCTATTTGAGGAGATATTTAGTGGGTAGGACACACAGTCTGATTCAGTCTATGTGTACATTGCTCAATTCAACAAATTTGTGTGTGATATTCTTATTAACTATTACAAACATCCTAACCTAGATTTTCACATACATTCATCTAACAGTCAAGCAACAGCAAGGGCAGACAAAGGTCTTGCTTTAAGAATGTCTGcatgtttatttaaacaacCAGGGTTTCCCAACAGGGGTTTCTGAGCCCTCCTGGGGTACATTAAGGAACTGTGGGGGGTCTGTGAGATTGAAATGCCAGTgctaaattcaattcaaaacataaatgttttaaagacTAACACAGGGGTTTGGGTGTCAAAAAATTAGGAAACGCAAGGGAtcgcaaaagttttgcaaggGAATGCAAACATTTCTCAGGGGAAAgcaaaagcatttaaatattttttgcctcccatctcatattttcaaTCATCATGTCCCTTTGAAAGCTCTgtagaaattgctagtaaattgcacaaataaattacaaagaatatttttttacaacGTACAGAATAGGTATTACTATATAATGAATAGCTGGAAACTTTtcatgggaattaacgggaatatgtgggaattaacgggaatatgTGGGAATTAAcaggaattaatgggaataaacagggaatttgcaaaattgcaggttagcctataacagggtacttaaatgtagttaaaaaaaacatcttgcaacataattttggttaaaacaaccatatttaatgcaattttagttTAGCAAATTCCTCACACAGCACTACTTactgcagggctattgaggccacaccccctgcatgcactgtgcattcccccagtccataacatgcacatttgatcaaaaatacagaaaaaaactgtaatattgtgaaacataactacaatttaaaataatggtataataattgatatacataaaaatataatttatttctgtgataaaagctaaattttcagcatcatttctccagtcttcagtgtcacatgatccttcagatatcaTTCCAACATGctaacacaactgtttccaacaataataacaaataagtatcaaatcagctaaattgatttctgaaggatcatgtgacactgaaataaataacacataacaattgctccaataaaaatatttaatttacatatttactaaattataattgaatgcgaaaaataaacttatttcatgttatgaccaaataaaatgtttatatttgttttatatgatacatgtatatgatacattttatatcaatattataaattaatgtataatgtatacatttcccaaatttccaattaattaccataaattcctgttaagttCCCGTGGAAAGTTTTCGGAAATTTATAGGAAACTTtccgcccctttgcaaccctaataatgaataatatagaAAAGGTAGTAGGCCCTACCTAAAGAATAATACTAGTACCTAATGGAACGGTCACTAATAGCTAAAATATAAGAACTGGTAGCATGAAATATTAGTAAGTTTTAAGAATTAATTGTTAAAACGGCTTGCCGTAGTAGCCTACAGCCACTGAGTTCCATAGGTCCGCGTGCACGAGTCTATAGCTCGACCACGTACACAACCACGTGAGCTATACGTGGAAACATTCTATGGCACCCTTAGAACACTGAAGGTCACAAAGCAAGCGCAGTATGAGTACTTAAACCATGATGTCAAACATCAAATTTCAACTGATTCCCTATTACGCAAGTTCGCGTTTCATAATCCATTGAAGTGACGACGGAATGAATTTGACAGAACAAACATTAATCGAATCACGTTCAATAGTCCACAACTAAACTAACTTTTCACAATGTTTAAAATGCAAAGATAGTCAGTGCATTTTCAATACTGTGCAAAATTAATATTAGTGCAGATTTGCAGTGCCCAAGATGGCTACATTCTCGTGTGCCAGGCTGCGGTTTTTAAATGTGTACATTGTGTTCCCTGCCAATGACACGGTGAATGTGTGTTCATGTGGTAGGCGTGTAACCTCTGACTAGCAATAAAACGTGACAATTATCTCgaaagtcatttaaaaaaaatgtaaagcacCAAAAGCCGCCGACTGACCTTCATGTCCCCTTAACCCTAAACTACATGTCACCGGTCAAGAAAATGTTGCATTATGATACAAGTTCAGGTCAAGCACATTTTCATTGTCCGCAAGAGTCGAAATGCGTGAAATAGGACAATTAGCAGATCACGAAAGACTAAAACGCAACAAATATACTGCAAATGATATGATATATAGGTAGAAATAACACTTCGTTCACGTTACAGACAGTATTGTCCTCACCATCCCTATAGATGTGTGCGCGGTTCAGGGACTGTCGCGCCAGAGGCCCACACCTCTGCCAGGCTGCTCTGCACGCAAACATCGTCCAAACTACCACGGGAGGAAAGCAGCGTGCGAGTCCAATGGAGGCGCAATGAATGACTGTGAAAGTGCAGATACTTGGGGGGGAGGAGTGAACATGAGGGGAGGAGAAAACGCTCATCTAATCCCCCCTCTGCTAGGATTCACTGGCACGCTGGCCTCAAACTCAAAGCAAAGAAGTAACATTTGATTTTACTCAAATGCTTTTCAACCACATTCGTATCCGCTTAATTTATGTTACAgacattaaaaatagaaaaatcacTGGATTTGAAGTTCCACAGACACTCGTTTACTAAGATTTACCAGCAAACACAGAACATTTTCCCTCCCCTGTTGTTGTAGACTCCAATGGTTGTTTTCT is part of the Megalobrama amblycephala isolate DHTTF-2021 linkage group LG23, ASM1881202v1, whole genome shotgun sequence genome and harbors:
- the mgarpa gene encoding protein MGARP isoform X3, giving the protein MSVFSSPHVHSSPPSICTFTVIHCASIGLARCFPPVVVWTMFACRAAWQRCGPLARQSLNRAHIYRDVVPRRLMSSVPGGSGENLFYAVLCGGAFAGSLAYAYKTVATDKARFDDRVSEISARPKSEWKPKPWPPKSGENGDE